In Chloroflexota bacterium, the genomic window AACGCATCGAAGAAGGCGTCGCCCGCTGGCCGCAGGCGTACCTGATTGACTGGCACGCCCTGGCGCTGCAACACCCCGAATGGTTTGTGGAAGACCACATCCACCTGCGCTATTACGGCACGCAGGCCTATGTAAACTTCATCATGGCGCAGGTCGGCAAAGTGCTGGGGAAGCCCATCCCCACAGCCACGCCCGCGCCCTGACGAAAAACGGCGCTTCCCGTGACGGAAAGCGCCGTGTAACCCATCGGAAGGCGGGATGGCGTCCCGCCCTACTTAACCTGAGTCGCGGATAAGTGCGTTTCGTGCTTCGACTTCGCCCCCGTTGGTCGCTCCGCTCAGCACGAAACGCTACCAGAGACATTATCCGAAACTGAGGCTACTTGCAGACTTACGGCATCGGCAGGGCTTCCAGTTGCTCCACCCAGCGGCGGATGAGGCCAAAGCCGCCTTCCCAAAACGCCGCCTGGGTGACATCCACACCGGCTTCCTGCAGAATCTGCATCGGCGGTTTCGAGCCGCCCGCGGCGAGCAGGTCCAGATAGCGGGGGATGAACGCCTCGCCTTCCTCTTGGTAACGCTGGTAAAGCGAGAGCACCAGTAACTGCCCGAAGGCATAAGCATACACATAGAACGGCGCGTGGTAAATGTGCGGGATGGAAACCCACTCCCAGCGGAATTCGTCGCCGATTTCCACCGCATCGCCGAACTGGTCGCGCAGGTTTTCCATGTAGGCGTCGGCCAGGGCGTTGACCGACGCGCCCTGCTGCACCATATCGTGCGCCTGCTTCTCAAACATGGCAAAATAAGCCTGCCGCATGATGGTGGCGTAGTTGTCATCCACCTGGCGGAAGAGCAGGTCGCGGCGCACGGCCTCGTCGGTTTCCTGCTCCAGCAACATATCCACCAGCAGCATCTCGCCAAAGGTGGAAGCCGTCTCGGCGAGGGGCAGGATGGCGTGCTGGGTAAAGGCGGTGTGGTGGGAAGCCAGCAGGGAATGCACCGCGTGGCCGAGTTCGTGGGCTAAGGTGGCAGCGTCGTCGGGACGCCCCTGATAACTGACCAGCACCCACGGCGTCAGGCCGGGTTCGATGGTGGAACAGAACGCTCCGCCGGTTTTACCCTTGCGTACTTCGCTATCCAGATGGTTTTCCGCCAGAATCTTCTCGGCGAGTTCCGCCATTTTGGGGTTGAAACGGCGATAAGCCGCCAGCACCATCTCCACCGCCTGGCCGAAGTCGTAGGTCTTGTCGGACTTCGCCACGGGGGCATAAATGTCGTAGCGGCGCAGGCGTTCCATGCCCAGCCAGCGCGCCTTCAGGCGGAAGAAGCGGCGGAAGACCTCGGCGTTTTCCCGCGCCACATCCAGCAGGGTGTCCACGACTTCATCGGGCAGGTGGTTGGCAAGGTTGCGCACCGCAATGGGGCTGGAAAACTTGCGCAGCACGACGTTTTCGTTGTACCAGTCGCGCACCACGTTCTGGTAAATCTGCCCCAGAATGGCGCCGTCGTTGCCGTAAACGCGATAGAGTTCCTGGTAGGCTGCGGCGCGCAGGTCGGGGTCATGATGGCGGGCATAGACCATCAGTTCGCCGCGGGTGAGTTCCTTCGTTTCGCCGTCCACTTCAATTTTGAAGGTGTAGCGGTTGGTGATGGCGCTGTAAAGGGTGATGAGCGCCATCGCACCGGTGGTGTCCTTCAGGTTGATGACCTTTTCTTCGGCCTCGGAAAGCGTGTGCGGGCGGTAAAGGCGCATCTTTTCCAGGTAATAGCGGTAATCACCGGAAGCCGCCATCAACCGCCCGGCGTTCTCGTCATCCAGTGCTTTCCACCAGAGGTCGAAGAACAGCAAGCGGTTCTGCAGGCCCGCCATGCGCTGCCGCACCTGGCCGAGCAGGTTCTGGGCTTCCTCATCCTGCGTATTTTCGGAAAAGCGCAGGTGGGCATAGCCGTAAATACGGTTGGCAAGGCGGTCAATGGCTTCCAGGCGCTGCAAGAGTTCGAGGAAAGCCTCGGTGGAAATGTCGGGGCGCAGGTCGGCGCGGCGGGCTTCTACCTCGGCCACCATCGCGTCCAGTTGGTCGAAAGCCGCTAAGGCGGCCTGGGGAGATTCAAACAGGTCGTTCAGGCTCCAACGGGTTTGGGTATAAGCGGTCATGGGTAATCTCCAGGGGGAAGTTGCAAGTTGCAGGGTGCAGGGTGCAGGGTGCAGGGTGCAGCGTTCAGCGGACGTTGAAACGGATGTGCAGAATGTCGCCGTCCTGGACGACGTAATCCTTGCCTTCCAGGCGGAGTTTGCCTTCCTTGCGGGCGGCGGCCATGCTGCCCAGGGCCATCAGGTCGTCGTAGGAAATCACCTCGGCGCGGATGAAGCCCTTTTGCAGGTCGGTGTGAATCACGCCCGCGGCTTCGGGGGCTTTCGCGCCGCGGCGCACCGTCCACGCCCGCACTTCGTCTTCGCCCACGGTGAAGAACGAAATCAGCCCCAGCAGTTCATACGAAAGGCGGATGACCCGATTCAGGCCGGGTTCCTCAATGCCATATTCGGCGAGGAACATCTCGGCATCGTCGGGCGGCAGTTGGGCAATTTCCATCTCCAGTTTGCCCATCAGCGAAGCCACCGCGCTGCGCTTGTGGGGGTAGTCCAGCGTCGGGGGTTCCTGGCCTTCGCCAAGGTTGAACAAAATCAGCAGCGGCTTGCGGGAAAGAAAGCCGAAACCGGCCAGCAGTTTTTCCTCGGCGGGGGTGAGTTCCACATCCCGCAGGGGGATTTCGGCGGAAAGGGCTTCGTGAAGTTTGTGGAACAGCGCCTGCTCCTGCTCCACCTGCTTGCGGTCGCGGGCGCTTTTCTTCCATTCCTCTTCCAGCCGCTCCAGTTTGCGCTCCACGGCAATCAGGTCGTTGAGCAGGAATTCGGCGTCCATCGCAGCCACATCGCGCAGCGGGTCCACGCTGCCCATGGGATGCGGCACGCTGTCGCTCTCGAAGCAGCGCACGACGTGCACCAGCCCGTCCATCTGGGTGAGTTGGTTGAGCAGCGGGCCGGAAATGTCGCCGCCGGCCTTGCCTTCCAGCCCGGCGATGTCGGCATAGGTGACTTTGGCGTAAATCGTACGGCGGGGGTTGAACATGGCCGAAAGGGCGTCCACCCGCGGGTCGGGGACGTCCACCACGGCAGTATGCACCTCAAAGCGCCCGCCGCTCATGGTGAGGGGGGCGTCGCCGCGGGTAAGGGCGTTGAAAACCGTGGTTTTCCCGCTCTGGGAAAGGCCGATAATGCCTAAGCGCATGGAAAGACTCCTGTGTTCAGTGAACGGTGCACGGTGTTCAGTGTAGTATGCACTGTGCACTGTGCACCGTGCACCATGCACCAAATATTGACCTTCGCCGCCAATCCGATTATACTTGACCGTGCGTGCCGAAGTGGCGGAATTGGCAGACGCGACGGACTCAAAATCCGTTGGGGCCTACACCCCGTGTGGGTTCGACTCCCACCTTCGGCACCAAAAAGGCGGCACACAGCCGCCTTTTTCTTTTTTAAGCCGCAACGCTTTGGCTGAGTCACTGCTCAGGTGGCCACAAGACAACGCAAAAAAAGCATCCACCGATTTCACAGATTAGCACAGATTGGCGTTGATTGAGCAAAAAACACCAAAATACCGCAGAGTATAGCGCTTACCTTCGTTCCTTGGCGCCCTTGGCGTCCCTCTCTGCGCCTCTGCGCTACCTAAAGCCCCAGGCGGGATTCGAACCCGCGACCCACCGCTTAGGAGGCGGTTGCTCTATCCCCTGAGCTACTGGGGCGCTCACCAGCGGCAGGAATTATACCATCGCGCGCCCAGAGGCACCCAAAAACATCAGCAAAAGCCGCTTGCAGCACATCCAGCACGGCTTCCCACGGCGGGGGGGGCTGCACCAGGTCGGCCAGGTTCGCCACAGCATAGCCGCGCAGGCCGCAGCCCACAATGCCCGCCCAGTGTGCGGGGTTAGTCGCGAGGTTGAGGGCAAAGCCGTGCTGCGAAATGCCGCGGGCATCCACTTTGACGCCAATGGCGGCGATCTTGCCGGGCGCGCCGTCGGGCAGGCGTACCCACACGCCCGTCATGCCCTCCATGCGGAAGCCCTTGACGCCAAAAGCAGCCAGGGTGCGGATGAGGACGGCTTCCAGACGGCGCAGGTAGCCGAGATAATCGTTTTCAGGAAGGCGAAACCGGCCCGCGCCCACCGGCAGAGGCTGCCCCAGCGGCAGCAGGGGGTAGCCCACAATCTGACCGGGGCCGTGGTAGGTCACATCGCCGCCGCGATCCACCCAGACCACCTCAATGCCCCGCCGCCGTGCGCCTTCCTCGCCCCACAGCAGATTGGCGGGGTCGCCGCGCCGCCCGAAGGTGAAGGTCGGCGGGTGGGAAAGCAGCAGCAAAGCGGGCGGGTGCTCTCCTACGGCAATGCGGGAAGCCAGCGCCCGCTGGCGCGCCCAGGCTTCCCGGTAAGGCACTTCGCCCCAGCGGTAGCAGCGGCAAACCCGCGGCGTCAACGCATCCCTCCGGCAAACAGCAGTCCCAGCACGAAGGGCAATGCGATGCCCAACGCCCACGAAATGAGAGAGAAAATGCCGAGATAGGCCAGAATCAGCCATACACCGCTGGGGCGGCCCGGGGTCGGACGCTTGCCCAACGCGAGGTCGTGCAGCAATTTCGGAGCAGTGCGCCGTGCGTGGGGACCATGCAGCCACAGCCAGCGGTCGTCCTCTCGCGGCAGCATGATGCGTTCCCCTTCAAAGGCCGCGAGCCAGCGCTGCCAGGCAGGGGAAAGCGCCAGCCACGCATCTTCGCCCAACACCACGGCGCCAAAAGTCTCCTCGGTGGGCGGCGCATCGGCCACGGTGCGCGCTACCACAGTAGGGCCTTCCCCCTCAACCTGCAACGCTTCCAGCCAGGGAGCATCGGGGGTAGCCGAGAGCGCCAGCACCCGAAAAGCCCGCACCCGCGCTTCGCTGCGGGCAGCATCGGCGCGGCGGTCTTCCCAAAGCAGGTGGGCATGGTAAACCAACACGGCAGCAGCCCAGAGGGTCATACCCAGGGCAAAGACAAAGCCGCGCCCGTGGAAAGGTGCGCCCAGCAGCGCCCGCAGCACCTCAAAGGTCGCGCCGGTGGCAAAGCCCATGGCGGCCATCAAAGCCACAAAGAGCACGAAGTAGAGGTAAGCGCGGCGCAAGAGGGTGCGGCGGGCGGTTTCATCAGCCTCGGCTTCGGCCTGCAAGGCACGCCAGGGCAGCGCCCACAGGGCCAGGCCAAAAACCGCCCAGGTGAAGCCGGCCGCCAGCCTGACGTGATCTTGCAAGGTCGCAAACCAGACGCCGGAAATGTAACTCAGCAAACTCACGACGCCGCCGCTGAGCACAAACAGCCCGGCCAGGGCAATCGTGCTGAGCATCAGGCGGTAGAGCGAGGCGCGGCGGGGGGCTTCCCAGGCGGAGGCAAAACGTGCCAGCCCGCGCTGCGCTGCCAGCCAGAGCGCCAGAGAAGGCACACCAGCCACCAAAGCCGTACGCGCCGGAGGGTACAGGCGATAGGCATCGCCGAGAAGCACGCTCAGCGCCCGCTGCACGGCCACCCCCACCGCAGCCACGGCGACAGCCAGACCGGCCAACGTCCACACGACCAGAAAACCGGCAATCACGGCCGACTGGCGGTCGCGCGGCCCGCTGAGGCTTTCCCGCCACCAGCGGACGCCCCACCCTACAACAATCAGCAGCCCTCCGGCTGCAAAAACGATCCCCTGCGCCACAAATTTGTTGAGCACCAGGGGGGCAAAGAGGTCGTCAGGGGGAGCAAAAACGCTGAGGAAATCATGCACTCCCAGCCAGAGCCACACCACGCCATAGGAAAGCCAGAGGTAGCGATACCAGCGGCGGGCGATGGCCGGGGCATCGGTCAGGCCGGCGCGCGTGTCTTCCCGCAAGACGAAGGCAAAGTATCCGCCCACCAGGCTATGAAGCACCAACACGGCCACGGCGCGCTGCCACGAAAGGCCGGGGAAGAGCGTCGTCCATTGCGGTAAGGGCAGCAGGCCCTCCAGCCCCCGGGCGAGCAACGCCGCGGCTGCATGAAAGGCGGGCCCCCACGCGAGGGCTAACGCGAGGTAAAGCGCCCCGGCGCGAACCGCGGCGTGGCGTTCTTCCTCACGGGCTGCTGCATCGCGCTGCGCCCACCGCCAGTGGAACACGAACACCGGCAAACCAATGATGAACGCCGCCAATGCCCCTGCCAGGTCTTCCGGGCGGGCCCAGAGCGCCCCCCGCAGCGCTTTGGTGGTCAGGGAAACCAGGCTCCACAGCCAGGCTTCCAACGCGGCCAATGCCGCACCATAGGTATACAAACGCCGTAAACTCGCCATCAGTCACCTCCTCGGGACGGCGGGCATTGGCCCTCAGGCCAGGGCGG contains:
- a CDS encoding M3 family oligoendopeptidase, encoding MTAYTQTRWSLNDLFESPQAALAAFDQLDAMVAEVEARRADLRPDISTEAFLELLQRLEAIDRLANRIYGYAHLRFSENTQDEEAQNLLGQVRQRMAGLQNRLLFFDLWWKALDDENAGRLMAASGDYRYYLEKMRLYRPHTLSEAEEKVINLKDTTGAMALITLYSAITNRYTFKIEVDGETKELTRGELMVYARHHDPDLRAAAYQELYRVYGNDGAILGQIYQNVVRDWYNENVVLRKFSSPIAVRNLANHLPDEVVDTLLDVARENAEVFRRFFRLKARWLGMERLRRYDIYAPVAKSDKTYDFGQAVEMVLAAYRRFNPKMAELAEKILAENHLDSEVRKGKTGGAFCSTIEPGLTPWVLVSYQGRPDDAATLAHELGHAVHSLLASHHTAFTQHAILPLAETASTFGEMLLVDMLLEQETDEAVRRDLLFRQVDDNYATIMRQAYFAMFEKQAHDMVQQGASVNALADAYMENLRDQFGDAVEIGDEFRWEWVSIPHIYHAPFYVYAYAFGQLLVLSLYQRYQEEGEAFIPRYLDLLAAGGSKPPMQILQEAGVDVTQAAFWEGGFGLIRRWVEQLEALPMP
- the ychF gene encoding redox-regulated ATPase YchF, whose amino-acid sequence is MRLGIIGLSQSGKTTVFNALTRGDAPLTMSGGRFEVHTAVVDVPDPRVDALSAMFNPRRTIYAKVTYADIAGLEGKAGGDISGPLLNQLTQMDGLVHVVRCFESDSVPHPMGSVDPLRDVAAMDAEFLLNDLIAVERKLERLEEEWKKSARDRKQVEQEQALFHKLHEALSAEIPLRDVELTPAEEKLLAGFGFLSRKPLLILFNLGEGQEPPTLDYPHKRSAVASLMGKLEMEIAQLPPDDAEMFLAEYGIEEPGLNRVIRLSYELLGLISFFTVGEDEVRAWTVRRGAKAPEAAGVIHTDLQKGFIRAEVISYDDLMALGSMAAARKEGKLRLEGKDYVVQDGDILHIRFNVR
- the lipB gene encoding lipoyl(octanoyl) transferase, producing MADSGLSRHFLSHFVGVGHRIALRAGTAVCRRDALTPRVCRCYRWGEVPYREAWARQRALASRIAVGEHPPALLLLSHPPTFTFGRRGDPANLLWGEEGARRRGIEVVWVDRGGDVTYHGPGQIVGYPLLPLGQPLPVGAGRFRLPENDYLGYLRRLEAVLIRTLAAFGVKGFRMEGMTGVWVRLPDGAPGKIAAIGVKVDARGISQHGFALNLATNPAHWAGIVGCGLRGYAVANLADLVQPPPPWEAVLDVLQAAFADVFGCLWARDGIIPAAGERPSSSGDRATAS